A window of the Methanoregula sp. UBA64 genome harbors these coding sequences:
- a CDS encoding type II toxin-antitoxin system YafQ family toxin gives MVELIWDEQFKKIYRKWIRRHPDLKDQFAKKIILFAEDPFHPSLKTHTLSGVLKGLWSFRISYEQRLVFDFTDESRTKVILIDIGTHEEVY, from the coding sequence ATGGTTGAGCTCATCTGGGACGAGCAATTCAAAAAGATCTACCGGAAGTGGATCCGCAGGCACCCGGACTTAAAAGACCAGTTTGCAAAGAAAATCATTCTCTTTGCCGAAGATCCTTTTCACCCCTCGCTCAAGACCCATACGTTAAGCGGCGTCCTCAAGGGGCTCTGGTCATTCAGGATCTCGTACGAACAGCGTCTCGTCTTTGATTTTACCGATGAGAGCCGGACAAAAGTTATCCTGATCGATATCGGCACTCACGAAGAAGTGTATTAG
- a CDS encoding ABC transporter permease — MDIVYAIWLRSMKRFIRSRSGIVGSILMPFFVLIFLGVGLNNVVTIPGLGGGDYFLFLIPGMVTMSVMFSAIGSGVQILWDRKFGFLKETLVAPVTRLEIMAGQTAGGATNAVLQGCCLLIPALLLLGLEIQNMAGVAVTLAFMVLIGFGFTAFGIAVASRTGDSAGFQLIMNFVMLPIFGLSGAIFPISSLPSWAVPFTLIDPLTYGVEGMRYGLTGVSQIHPAICIAVIGGFCIASTVAGAFLFRKMK; from the coding sequence ATGGATATCGTGTACGCCATCTGGCTCCGGTCCATGAAGCGATTCATCCGTTCGCGGAGCGGTATCGTCGGCAGTATCCTGATGCCGTTTTTTGTCCTGATCTTTCTCGGGGTCGGCCTGAACAATGTCGTGACCATCCCGGGTCTTGGCGGCGGCGACTACTTCCTTTTCCTCATCCCGGGGATGGTGACCATGAGCGTCATGTTTTCTGCCATAGGATCCGGGGTCCAGATCCTCTGGGACCGGAAGTTCGGGTTTTTGAAAGAAACCCTTGTTGCCCCGGTAACGCGCCTGGAGATCATGGCCGGGCAGACTGCCGGCGGTGCAACGAATGCGGTACTGCAGGGATGCTGCCTTCTCATCCCGGCACTGCTCCTCCTCGGCCTGGAGATCCAGAACATGGCCGGTGTTGCGGTGACCCTCGCGTTCATGGTGCTCATCGGTTTTGGGTTTACGGCATTCGGTATTGCAGTCGCGTCCCGCACCGGGGATTCGGCCGGCTTCCAGCTGATCATGAACTTTGTCATGCTCCCGATCTTCGGGTTGTCGGGTGCGATCTTCCCCATCAGCTCGCTGCCCTCGTGGGCAGTTCCCTTTACCCTGATCGATCCGCTGACCTATGGGGTGGAAGGCATGCGGTACGGCCTGACGGGAGTATCGCAGATTCATCCCGCGATCTGTATTGCCGTGATCGGCGGGTTCTGTATTGCATCGACCGTTGCCGGGGCGTTTCTCTTCCGGAAGATGAAGTAG
- a CDS encoding class I SAM-dependent methyltransferase, producing the protein MDIPAILLSSCKPPLFEKGTASMWDDDHISRHLLALHLSQDTDEASRKREAIDATVRWIESYCGGAPKKILDLGCGPGLYCERLAGHGHQVTGVDLSARSIAYAKKSAAEKGLTVDYLTKNYLDLDITGRFDIALMIYCDFDVLLPEDRTRLLENVRRALVPGGLFIFDTLNPKAPEMMRFPLKSWEVSTNGFWRAEPYLALFEAFHYPEANVILQQHIVCPEAGGQSVYRFWSRYYCPEDLAAILASQGFCETTFHDNLLPDDGSGTGEMITFCVTRTPR; encoded by the coding sequence ATGGACATTCCGGCAATCCTCTTAAGTTCCTGCAAGCCCCCGCTCTTTGAAAAAGGGACGGCGAGCATGTGGGACGACGACCATATCTCCCGACACCTCCTTGCGCTGCACCTGAGCCAGGATACCGATGAGGCAAGCAGGAAACGGGAGGCCATCGACGCGACCGTCCGCTGGATCGAATCGTACTGCGGCGGTGCACCAAAGAAGATCCTCGACCTCGGGTGCGGCCCGGGCCTCTACTGCGAGAGGCTCGCCGGGCACGGCCACCAGGTCACCGGGGTTGACCTCTCGGCCCGGTCCATTGCCTATGCAAAAAAATCGGCAGCCGAGAAGGGCCTTACTGTCGACTATCTCACGAAAAATTACCTTGACCTCGATATCACGGGCCGGTTCGATATCGCCCTGATGATCTACTGCGACTTTGACGTGCTTCTCCCCGAGGATCGCACGCGACTGCTGGAGAATGTCCGGCGTGCCCTGGTGCCGGGAGGGCTTTTTATCTTCGACACGCTCAACCCCAAAGCCCCGGAGATGATGCGGTTTCCCTTAAAATCGTGGGAGGTTTCCACAAACGGCTTCTGGAGAGCCGAGCCTTACCTGGCGCTCTTTGAGGCCTTCCATTACCCGGAGGCAAACGTCATCCTCCAGCAGCATATCGTCTGCCCGGAAGCGGGAGGGCAATCGGTGTACCGGTTCTGGAGCCGGTACTATTGCCCGGAAGATCTCGCCGCGATCCTCGCCAGCCAGGGATTTTGTGAGACTACGTTCCATGACAATCTCCTGCCCGACGATGGTTCCGGGACCGGGGAGATGATCACGTTCTGCGTGACGAGAACGCCCCGGTAA
- a CDS encoding AbrB/MazE/SpoVT family DNA-binding domain-containing protein: MKNTKCGKEALVDELVAPRKQQTKHLFGSVKVGERGQVVIPKEAREIFGIKPGDILLVLGDTERGIALVKADALREFAKKILDSAVLPEE; the protein is encoded by the coding sequence ATGAAAAATACGAAATGTGGGAAAGAGGCCCTGGTGGACGAACTGGTAGCACCACGGAAACAGCAGACCAAACACCTCTTCGGGAGCGTGAAGGTCGGCGAACGCGGGCAGGTGGTGATCCCCAAAGAGGCCCGGGAGATCTTCGGGATCAAACCGGGCGACATCCTGCTCGTCCTCGGCGACACGGAACGGGGGATTGCCCTTGTCAAGGCCGATGCCCTCCGGGAATTTGCAAAGAAGATCCTCGACAGCGCTGTTTTGCCTGAGGAATAA